tttgcatTGTGTTACATTGCATGTTCTAGTCATGGTAATTTAACTTCAAAACTTCAGAGAGTTGACTGGCTCAAAAGGAGGAAGCTGTTTTGCTGAGTCATAGATTTATGCCTTAACATGCGTAAACGATATATAGTACTTAATTGAACTGGGACGGTAAAGTACTCCTCTAAAACAAAACCAAAGTGATTAAGTCAAGAAACATACTGCTTTGTTAATAGGTGAGCCCCTCTCTGACTAATGGCTTGATTAAAGTTCTTCTGGACACAGCACCAAAGTTCACATAACGAAAATTCACTGAAGTGTACAAAGCGAGATTTCCGTGAAGCTTCTGTAAACGTCTCATATTTATAAACCAACTTTCTAGAAAATTATGTCACTGCTTAATCACCCATATAATTACACAGCAATGTAGAAAACTTTCTATTGATATGAAAAGTACAGTGCTGAAAATAATCTACTACTGGTAAACATGACCTTGAACAGTTTTAAACTCATCCCGACCTTTTTATTGAACCCGGTCATCGAGGGATTATTATACGATGTTATCATCACATGCATGGTCTTGCTACAACGCTTGCATGTTCGACGGTACAGCAAATTTAATTGCCTTTAGTCAAGTCATAAGTATTATATGAATTGGGAAAGCTTGTTAAACCTCTGTGTGTATAACAGTGGTTTGGAAAACATTCATCAAGCGTATggttagggagctttcagtaattatagGGGTTCCCAGGGGAATTCCGCACGCatctgtactgtaaaatgtgaccccctaTCCTTgtatctaaaatgtgacccttcccCTTGTCTTGCgctctaaaacttgaccctcccctaatcactgcagtattctccctaggaataaataaaaacagtatcagttaatttacataacaattagttTAACTGTTATGTAAgttacaaacaaaaattacaggGGGGAGGGCTGGCATTTTGGGTGGGAGGCTTGCAATTTGTGACGCAAGCAATATTGAAGGGTCATGCATTGTCgagagggtcaccatattttgcgcaGCTATAAGGCGgaaagatgtggctgatatggtgcttcacccaaaaacatcaaatcattATACGTGAAAGTATCAGAGAAACTATTAAGTTAaacaattttcccccacacaacaagctatatctgtacatttatatatgtttgataatatatgttaatgtactttgcttgaagttggaagtaaaacgtgcatgagtgtacaagaaattggatttggggatttcattgaaaatgctgatttactatacacatggtagtctatgacaaaataatgaatatttttttccaatacaaaaatagttaaatctgtgtatttatgtacgcatgattattcatattaatgtacttgattagactaggatgTTACAAATTGATATGTGTCctagaaattggattttagaatttcaccgacatgttgattcactatacatggtagtctatgatgaaactataaacaatttttttccaatacaaaaataggtaaatctctTTACTTTTGTACTCTAGATTATTCATGTTAATGTACTTAATTATACAAATGGATCTGTGTGCAAGAAATcggattttggaatgtcaccatAATACtctttcactatacattgtagtctatgatgaaactatgaataattttttccaatacaaaataggtaaatctgtgtacttATGAACtaatgattattcatattaatgtactttaTTATACAAGGATGGTTacaaatgtatgtgtgtgcaagaaattggtttttggaatgtcaccatagtgttgtttcactatacattgtagtctatgctgaaactattaatttttttttccaatacaaaaataggtaaatctgtgtacttATGAACTCTTGATTAttcattttaatgtacttgattatacTAAGGCGATTACAAATGGGTGTATGTGCAAGTGACTGaagtttggaatttcaccgaaatgttgattcactatatataGGTAggctatgatgaaattatgtttcattcttttcaaatacaaaaataggtaaacatgagtatttatgtactcttgattattcatattaatgtacttgcttatgctagagtggttacaaatgggtgtgtgaaagaaattggattatggaatttcaccaaaatgttaattcactgtacatggtagtctatgagagaactacaatgaattttttgccaaatgtaaaatataaaactaacaatatttgtgcatttaCAAACATTCGATAATAgatatacactttgccatctgtcccatatgtttttggctcttgtctttcatcagttttaactgttcaatgttttaatgtaggataccactgcatcttctttgcttttgaagcttgtcgataatttgtatgcatttaaaagaattgatgaattttgtcggcaatttcctattcaggaaataccAAATGGACATTCAAAGGTTTTGCcataaaatcttcttctgccaAAAATGACCCTCCATTTGAACAGTTTTCTGaaaatgaccctccccaatGCCCCCGGccaaccccctgtaattactgaaggctcccttagcaCAGGTAGGGCAAAGCTTTAAGCTGGCCTGTCGAGTCAATACACTGTTAACACGTGGGCACTCTTTCAGCTAGAGTAATGTCAGAGGCCAGCTTATTTATGGTATGTGTTTGCACTGTGACCAATGTGGAAATTTTTCAACAGTGTACACATAgttcaaaacaaaatgtttacaattaATATTACTAGAGACAATCAATACATGAGTAGTCCCGGTGATATCATATTTCTCGCTCTGACTTCTGCCTTACCAGTCGTCCTTATTACCGTGTTGCAGCAAGAAATATCCTTTTATAGTATCCAACTATTCGAAATAGTGGCCCAGGCCAAGCATGAACTAGTATTTTATAAGGGGACAACCGCCCTCAGTACACAGGTATACTTAATGGTTAACTATAACGATGACGTTGCAATGTTGGAATGACGTGGTAATACTGCTTAATGTGAGTTCAATGAGAGCTACACTTACAGTTGTTGGCTCCCTTGATTTCGTACTCAATTGTATGTGAAATGTCGTCGATTGGTTGCTCCGTTTCGGACTGGTTCCGTCGACGCGGACGCTACCCCCTTCGTATGAATAGTCAAAGGTTGAAATTCCACCGACGCCAACGCTATACCCCTTTAGTGTCAATAGTTAAAGGTTGAGAAGTCATTAACTGTAAAGACTATAATATGCAAAATGATGAATATAAATGCAACGGAATTTCGCTTTCTTGAAAGCGTTCGCTCTCCCCACTTCCTTTCAAAGAAAATctaatttttgaatatttacatTCTTCATTACGCAAAGAGAGATATACTCTGGCTTTGTCACAATCTCTCAAATTTGGCTCAACATCTACCAGCTCACGCTACATGTAAAACAATTATCGTAGTCTAATTATCATTATCGCAACTTATCTGTTGCTTTGTTTCTGATGACGTTTTCTCATACCACAGTTATAAATTAACAGTTTGTTTTTAACTTGGTCAGCTCCAACCACAGCAGAGCCTTTTATCAACATCAGTAAGAATATTCAACTGAGTTCAAGGTTCAGTGCCTGTTTCAATGGATGCTCGTTTCATGTTTCCCTTAGCACGGAGGAACAGCTACTCCATTTATAGGACTCCGAGAAAACTATCATATACGAAAATCTGACGACCTTACAGAGCTTCGAATAAAATTTTGTCGTCTAATTCGCTTGTTTGAAGCGTGGAAAAAGGTTATTTATTCAGGACGTTGTAAATCACAATCAAGACACCTTGCTTCGCTCGGTGAtcatttcccgccaaatatgctaattttcacccaagAAGTCTtgtatccgcaaccaaatatcctcgcttgccgtttatagaCAATAAAAGCTCTATATAGGCCACACGATTTGTGGGGTGACCCGGACTCTATTGAATGGACGCCGGTACCCACCTGTATCGGAGCGATGCTGTGTCAATAGGTGTGTACACTCAATTGTCTGCACAAAGAGAGCAATGTTTTGCAATTCAGTTGCACTCTTAACCATGGATCAAAGTTTGATGGCATAAGTATCATTTACATCTCCCTTTTCTCGGCATTACTTTCTGTAATTTCTGACATTAAGttacattttctttctcttATTCGCCGATAAATGGTATTCGTCATATGTGAATCTCCCTTATCATTGAAGTATACACTAGATCACATTAATTGTATATTGAGTTCTTTATTACCAGCGATACAATGAAAATGAGTACCTTAATTACACATTAATAAGACTGAGCAGCGGGAAAAAAAGGTCGCCAATAGTTACATGGCAAATAATTTTGTCCAACTTCGTAAAACCATTCCATATATCAATGAATAGATCAAGTGTATAAACTAAGCCTAGTACTGTTTCTCCGCATCTTAATATAGTTCCATATCCGGTTTGAAATTTGTAGATTCATTTCTGATGAGAACGTTTCCCGATTCATCCAGAGGGCCTCCGTCTACGCGTTGATTTCAAGGCGAATACCCTTATAATGAAATCAGACATGCACAAACAAGCTTTGGCGATTCACATTAAATTGAGCTGATCCCACTCCTAGGGTCCCCTTCAAAGGTTTACCATCTTATGTAACAGTTGTTAGAGTTGCTAAGGAGTTTGACAGCATCTTAAATATTATTGCCGTCTTTTTGTGAGTTAATCATTGCCACTAACAATACAGAAACAGGTAACGTGTATTCTTATGGTTTATGGTCAATCCCGAGGTCGATGACCTTCGGTGCAATATGGGAAAGGCAATAGCTGTATGTTTTCTGTTGAAGACCattattaaacaagaaaaataccACAGAAGAATACATCCAACCAATGTCTTAGGAAACTATAAACTTGAAGATTAAAAGTTAAAACAATCAATCATTGTTAAATGTGAATTTTACAATGAGCGAACATAAATCTGTTTTTAATCCGTCCTGGTAAATACATCGCTACGACTCGGCCGTACTGAAAAACGGCCTTAGTATCCAACAGAATTCGCTAAACTGAAATGATATTTGCTTCTATGGGAATACTTAACTCGACGCAATCCTGAATATATCAAGTGGTCGCTGACCACCTGTCTTTCGAGTATTTGTACTGTGACATACGCGTCCTCAACCATGCAATTTAGTaatgagaaaataaaacaaactataCATCTCCGCTTGCAGAAGATTGCGTAAATGCAGGGTTTTGTATACGATGACTTGGTCATTACAGTCACGACTCAAGGAGTGACGTTTTTGTAACTCAATCACAGATTGTCCAAACTCACTTGACgaataatatttgaaaattaatatcGATTTTCTTTAGGCAATAACATTTCTACTAAGTCCCAGTCGGCGAAAAATACTGTTGTTAGTGTACACAAAAGCTAATCCGATGCTCATCTGCGTCAATTTGGCTTTAACTTATCGTTATCGTCCGCATGCGTTCAGTATCGTGAGTGAGCTCCCAGTAATCATGATCCGATGCCTGATCTTCAACGCGAAGGCTTTTGTATAGCGAAACGGGAATATTTCTCAACTCTGTGTATGAGTCCTCTGGTGGGTGATTCCCATTGCCTCTTGGAGTGAGACTCTGGTACGCATGCTCAGGAAGGCGATTGCTTTGTAACAAATCTGTATACCCGGACTGGTCTGCAGAAATGGGTAGAGAAGAAACATTTCCATTCTCGGTTTGGTACGGCGGTGCAGGGGTGGCATATTCATGGTTAGCATCCTTTCCTTCCTTTagattttttctgtaaatgaaCACAATAAAGACAGTCAATAGTGACGgactttttattgaaattatactGAAGGTGGTGTTATTGACATTTGTAGTTTCCTAATGTGCGAAGCCTGACATCGAAGGATTGAGCTCACTCGTGCTGTTTTCTGACCATCATCATACATCCTTCTATACTCTAACAGTTAAAATTTACAAGTGCACATTATAAAAAACTGATGTCCtgcttttcagaaaaaaacccCGCAAGGCTTGTAGAATTCGTCAACAGTTTGCCCTTGGTTGCCATATTCAATAAAATTAAACATTCTTTAAGTTGTGATCTTTGTTCGATTTGAAAATCATGTTTTCTTATTTGAGACATTCGAATCAGTGAAGAATTGAAGtgtttacttttttctttctgAAAGACAATCAGCAACATTGCGACATCGATACTCCAGAATGTCTCTGGttgtatttttaatgaaaaaagtaaatgttTGTGATCTTTAAGCTCTTGTTGGATATTGAGGTTTGGTTCCTAATCTCTCAGAGACACTAGTAATTCATCAGCACAAGCGTCGACGTCGTTGCAAGTTTTACGAAAAAGGGTTGAAAGTTTGCACTTATATATTGCCCTTCATGAAGTCAATTATATATTATCGTTGAAGCCTCTATGATaagagaaattttaaatttaaccGCCTCTCTAATTATAGCAGGACAGGAGTGTTTCTTAAACAATTAAGTGAGTTTGCTCGTCAAGTCAGTAAGGTTTAAGTATTTGAGCAAATGTCTATGCAACATCGTTAAAGAGGATTTCTGTAACCTGTATGTGCAGTAGCGAATCACTTTATTTGACTAAACAAGCAAAGGGGTGTGTCGCAGATAGCCGATACTGTAAAAAACAGAGTGAATTTCTTGCGCATTTGATGGTGATACATATACAAAATGCGATTGTATTACGAAATGTGATGTATAAATTTTGTGGCGAATCATTTGGCGGTAAATCGGAACCCGTATAACTCTCTATCGACGAAAATTCATAGCTTTGATTGATATTCAACCATTCTTACCTCCTACACCACAGAAGGACCGCTCCTATTACTAAGGCCACTGTCAATAAAGCCAGTGCACCAACTACAGAGATAATGACTGCGAAGATAAAAAATATAACGCGAAAGCCAAGGTCAAGTTTTACCACTATTAACGCTTTAACCTCCACTCTGAATATTTTCAGGTTTCTCTGCAGCGAAACACATTGTCTTCATTATCAAGACTcacaaacatgtacattttgaataaaatccctCCGTGGCTGTAAGACCATGAAGACTCACTAATATGCAAACCCCCTTCCTTTCATCTAACATTTGGGAGTAATTACACATTCCCGAATCCCCATCGCGCCGATTAGAATAGTATTAAAAGTGACGAACAATAATGACGTAAAAAGAGGTGTATGCTTACTGATGCTATTCCCAGTCGAACTTTGTTCGGTCGTTGCTGGTGTTTCTAACTTCATTGAAGTCAGGCCGGAAGTCGTCGACCTCGACCACGTAAATGTAATAGCTTTATGTGTTGTCACGCCAGTCTTCAGTGTCCTGACATTTGTAGTTGTTGCTGTACTGACCTCCCCTGAGGAAGGGGTTGATATTGTCGTACTGGCGGGAGTTGAAAAGTACGAGCTGAAGGTGGAGGATTGGGATGCCTTAGCGGTTGTTGATGGATTGGGTCGTTGCGTTGTCGAGAGAGTCTCGTTTTTCACTGTAAAAAATCCAAAGGCAACAAAAAACATATTAAgtttatgaaatattatttctGGATTGACTAAGCTTTTACCTGTGCTTTATACACGACGTCTTGATTACAATAACTGACGAATAACCTTTATCGAAAAAGAGCGAACGGTTACCTACAAACCAGAGTGTTTGAAAGCGAAATACAACGACTCACAGAGGCTAATTCTTAAACAGCATGTTATCTTTCAAGCGCCATAGTTTTACAGGGTTGTGGTCGTAATTATGTTTAATTGTAACTGATATTAACAGATTTAGTAGGTATTATAGGTTTCCTTGAAGCGAACTTTATATAAATGCTTTGACCACAGGCAACAGAGTGTTCTCCTTTACCTAGGTACGTCTACAGCAAGTTAAGATGAATATCGTAATATGGGTACTAGTATTTTAAGAATACTGATTTTGCTTATAGTCGACGAAAGACGAAATCTGTCTGTATTTTCACATCGGATACTTCATTTCTTGTATAATAATTTCTCGTCAAATGAACGTTAGTCTGACAAATTTCGTCAGGACTGAAAGTACAGGGCAGATGGAACTAGTACAACGTTCATGTCAGTTGACATAAAAGTGTGAAGAAAATGAAGGCGAGTCCCGATCGTGCACCCATTTGTCTAGGCTTGTgatcaatttaaaatttttagACTTGGAATCCCTTTTGAAATGCCGATCAAAGTTCTTTGATATATGAAATAGAGTTGCATCTTAAATATGATAAAGATCGTTTTAAAAGTTGTTTGCCAAAGTATTTGGATTTGCCCTCACGGCTGGGTTCAACCATAATTTAGCGATTATTTCTACAATGGCACACGAGTAACTTTACATAATGATTTTCGTAGCCCGACgattcattttctttcatatcCAGGACTGTCAAAGAACATTGATGTTAATTATTCGTTGCATGtttcattctttctttcttccgGCTTACAGATATACTCCCTCATTTCTATTCTTGCCTGTCATAACGTTTGAGTGGAGTTTGGCTTCGGAATAAATCTGCAAGGGAATGTATCATGATATTACCGCATAGTTTCCTAAAATTTAATTTGGATGTTCGTCCATGTATCCCAAACCCCAATCTAGTCCTTTTCGTCAAAGGACCTGGTACAGCAGGTGGCTTGCGAAGATTAATGGTGGCAAACGTGCACAATGTGTACAAATAAGGAACATTCTCGATGCCTCTGTTTATGTGTTGAAGACCATAGATCTGTCAATGTAACCTATAGGACGAAAGAGAAATATTTGGGTTTTATTTAATCTTTGATACAAAACTACACTTTAACCCTTCACTAGTAACTCATTGTCCTAGTTCTTGTATTGCTTCTTTGTACCTGCAGACAGTGTTCAAACACATTACTCATTTAAATTTATGATATTAAAATACTCCGAATTTCTTACACCATgcaccgtaaatttgcatatgtgacAGTGTAGAATTATCTCAGGCCATGCAAACATAATTTAATACGacatttaatatgaacattgtcTAACACAGAATGTTATTAAATATGGCGCATGTTGACACGAAGCAAATACGATTTTGTAACACTGTGCGAGTATGAGCGCTTCATGAACTCTATTGCGTGTGGAGCGATCGCTGTTAGAAAATTtataacaacttagctcggttattgaaccactctttttagaGGTGGGGGAGggtggccgagcggttttgactgtgatttaTTCGCTAAGTGACTGGGTGCCGAACGTTGTGAGTTCGATTTCCTGCTTCCTGTTGGTTTTGAAAGGTGAGAACATAGAACGTATATCCAGCTGTCCTTTAATTGACCGCGAAGAGCAATAGCTATTTCGTTTCGTCGACAGTTGTTCGCTAAATTATCTTACTCTTAGAAATTATTCAAATACGTACTTACATGGTAGTATGACAGAACCGACGGAATGAAATGAACATTAAGTTCCCGTCTTTGTAATCAGGTTTGATGTAGGATAATGTTACTGTATTCTCATTCGCTAAAGGTTCTACTTCGGAATAAAAATGACGCGATGTGTTCAACAGACTCAAACGTCAAAAAGGTCACGTGATGGCAGTACAAACAAACGCATGTGTACAAGCGTGTACAGCAAtatagactgtcgacagtccttgTGACCTTTCTGTCTCTTATTGGTGTAGTCTTTAGCACGTAAgacggtggggggggggggggggtcgcacGCGTGGCGCCGAAGGCGGGAGCCTGGCATTCCGAAAGCATACGTTGACACAAGGGACTGTTGTCTGCTCCAGGAATTAGGTTGCTATTAATTATTCATAAGGTATGACGTCGAGAAAAGGGCGGAGGCAAAGGACGAAATTTGCCGGCTGTCGCCATCATGGGTTGGTACTGTTTCAATTGGCCAACAGTCACCGGTGACCATAGGGGGTAGCATTTGTGTCCataggggtgggtaggtgttttgttgtattgccaataaaggtTTATTCTGCCAAACTTTGGTGTTCGGTCTTGCACTGCCCTTGATAATTttgcgtaaacgttttatcagcatgctgcatctattatctaACCAgcttgattgcctaattcgccaagcaAGTaaggtagtaatttagtctattatctgatgattttgagtgcctaatttgccaaagtaagcaagggtagaTTACttatctgtggacgctgtcaccaaattatcaccggattaactttgacaaagtcaacaacgagcgTACCAGCAAGTTTATACCTTGCTGGtacgttcgttgttgactttgtcaaatttaatccggtgataatctggtgacagcgtacacagattagtaatttacccttgcttactttggcaaactcatcagataatagactaaattactaccttgcttgctttggcgaattaggcaatcaaactagTCATATAATAGATGCACAGCATGCTAataaaacgtttacgcaagaCCAAAACagcaaagtttggtagaataaacctttattagcaatacaacaaaacactacccacccctggggacggacacaaAGGCTACCCCCTATGCGGTGACCTGCGACCAGCttcacctgtcaatcatttgcTCTGCGTTAGGTTACTGCTGATGTCGCTGAGGGCGCAGCGGAAGACAACAGCCCTCGTGCCTTACGGCACTCGCCGCTCGCTTGCGATTGCCCCCACCGTCCTATATGCGCGAGACTATAGCAATAATCGTGGACAGTCTAACAGAAATACTATGGCGTCAAATTGCCCCACGCCAGGAGGCCAAACCGTCTCCAATGCTgcaagggcacataaacccatgtattctgGCAATGATGTTTTTATTATACGCCTCTTCAAAGTTAAATGCAGGGCattcttaaacaattttaccGTTATCGACTAGCATGAAACAAGTTTtaacgaaaatcaaaatagcAGTGTGCGCATTGATATTTTACACCTAGCGTTCAGCGTCTACTTTCatgtcgaaaacgtcgaagggctacACCGTACCGGCTAACAATGGAAACCGGTAAGTACATAGATCACATGGAGGGTCTTACACTTGAGTAGGGTCTTATAATCGAACGAGTACGATTGTGTGTTTTTTACTTATATACGGGTCAAAGACTAGTGGTGTACATGCGAAACAGTTCTCGCGCTAGTCTTTCGCTGCAATCACAGTGGAAAAAGAACAATGCTTAATATCCTAATATGTTTTCTATCctaatattttacattaaagTCTCATTCAATAGTAAGCTTCATCGTAACTAAAGTCTGTGAAATCTTCCGTACTGAAAGGTTATTTCTCGCGCATGCACTGGCAGACGATAGTTGGTAATTGCTCAGAAACGAAAGTATTACTGTTTACCCGTGCTCGTAAGgttatgaaattaaattttcgcgCAAATGCTGGCAGTATGAGTGCGCATCGGTGAAAGAAACTTTAGTACATAAGAATGATAGTCTTGTCGCACTGATGTCAACTGCATGTAACAGGTTGACCCACTTGATTTATCATGATGCGCACCAAAACTCAATATATGACCATTATATCCTGTGCAGGAGTAAACTTCCGCATACTAAGTTGATAATGCCAGCCTTACATGCGGGTCAGTGTCCTTCAAATATAATTGAATGCGACAACGATGctttgctgacaatatattctGATTAATATTCTGCTGCAAAAATTGAGGAATAAACAATTTAGCTTGTATTCAGCAGGCCTGTATTCATGTAGACTCCTGTGAATTCATGTGTATTATTCTATCAATACAGGCAACACAGTTAGTGTAAATGTATCTGTATTATCGCCTTTTGATGTTGCATAAAAATACCATCAAAGTTggacaaacaaatcaaaatgcTACTGTTCCTATTGGGAACGTAATCTTGGCTTTTGTTAAGCTAACAACGGAATCAAACCAGAGGTTAGTTTGCTTCATGGGTTTGCTGTTCAAGCCGGTTGCGTATACACGTATACCCGTATGGGGGCGATGTTGAAGTGGGGGCGGGCCGGGTTGGTTGCAGGCCGTGGTCTCTTGTGTTCATATCGAAGCCATTGTATTCACGTGGGTGCGCCGCTGCTCTAAAttatgacagaaaaaaatgtcaaaatttgaaagctatgGGATTTAATGCGACGGAAACAGAGAATCTCACAGCCTGAAAGTTCGATCATGTGtataaacacagtccctctgacCTTGTCTGAGGTGAACGacccgacatgactttgtaaaacatATTCGTGATTGGCTAACCCTAATGATATGCtcttatgaataattaattaacccccTTTCATAGTTTCGCGGTTTCCCAGCGTTATCTGCCAGAGTTTGATTCTTGCGTAGCAGAGCGAAAATTATGCTCTG
The DNA window shown above is from Ptychodera flava strain L36383 chromosome 5, AS_Pfla_20210202, whole genome shotgun sequence and carries:
- the LOC139133165 gene encoding uncharacterized protein, whose amino-acid sequence is MKLETPATTEQSSTGNSIIIISVVGALALLTVALVIGAVLLWCRRKNLKEGKDANHEYATPAPPYQTENGNVSSLPISADQSGYTDLLQSNRLPEHAYQSLTPRGNGNHPPEDSYTELRNIPVSLYKSLRVEDQASDHDYWELTHDTERMRTITIS